The nucleotide window AGTCAGGACGTCAATATAATCATCATCCTTCCCTTCTTTCAACTATATACAATTACTTCATAGAACGTACCGGTGGACCTCTATTTCATATCATCCACAAAGCCATTTGTTGACAGTGCTCTTAGGGCCAGAACATCAACGGGAGTCATCATTCTTCCCTTCATTGAGTGGCATCACTTCATTCCATCCGTGTTTAGAATTGAATTGGATGTTCAATATTGTTTGAAACAGGTTTCATATTTCTCAGCAAAATGTCACATGAAGAATAGACTATCTATATTTCTCACGTAGCTAGCTAGCACAGGGGATTTTCAGCAATGTACATAGCAGTCAAGTGAATCTGTTAGTAAAAGGTCGCTTCGTGACAAGAAGCTTGCACAGAATCGTCAAGAATGGGATGATGTCTTTAATAACTTTCTTTATGTACAAAATGTATATTTGAATGAATATGTGGAATGATTTTGCTCGCGAAAAGAGCACCAATGCTCTTGTTTCTTCCGTTTTCATTTTCGAGCATGGACACAGTAAACTCAAACTTGGACCTAACATTGGGCATAGTGGTGGTACAATGCAACCATAATCTATGAGATAGCATCCATGATGCTGGTTGTCTGCTTACTCTTTGAGTTGATTGGGAAATATAGGTTTCACATCAAATCCGAACAACATAAAACAAGTTTTGATTAGCTTCTTCCTATTAGACCTATGTGAAAGGTAGAGCTTCTCATTGACACACTGGAAACACTATAATACAGGCACAAACCGAAAGATCTCGAGCAGACATATACACCACAGCAATAGTATTGTCCAGAATGACACCAGCACTAGTAAAGCACTAATTAACCTTATCAACACAAGATATATACCACAACGGTGGATATCTCCACTTGTTAAGATATCGAGAACCTCCTCCTCCTGGGTTTGGTCACATCCACTCCGACCCCATCGTCTATGTTGGAAGTATCCTTGGATCCTTGCTTGAAAGGATTAAGCTTCCCAAGCGTCCGAGAAACTGAGGAGAAGAACGAGGTCTTCTTGCTCCCGATCTTGACGCCgcttccctctcctcctcctcgttgtAGCTCCGACACGTACATCTTCATCTTCGCCAGCTCCGATCGCAGGGTCTCGTTCTCCCTGATCAGCGAGACGTCGGCTTTCAGCCCTTCGTCTCGTCCCAACGTCACGCCCAGTGCTCCAGCCGCTGCCTCCCCGTCTATCCCGCTCCTTAGCTTCAGTTGATCATAATACAGCGCATGGAGGACAATCTGCAGGGGAAGCCGCTTGTTCTGCGACGCATGGAGCCGGGCCTCGTAGGACAGCTTCAGCGGGTCCATCACACTGCATACCTTCTCCCTCTCGATCTCAGCCAGCCCAGGATGCGCCTGTGCAATATTTTTATCCATTTGAAATTCGAGTTTAATTAGCTTGTGTTGAAGTCAatgctataatatatatatattaccttGAGATAAATGTCGACAGCGCGATAGAGATCGTCGTCGAAGCGGCGCGCCGACTTGGGGAGAGCTCCCGCAATACCCGCGAACTTGGATACCGAAAGCTCCTCGTCCGTCGCGATCTCCCCTACGAAGCCGTCCACCGTGCGCGCAACTTTCTGAACTGCCGCCGAGCAGCAAGCGACGCCGCCACCGCCTCCGTAGAGCGCCGCACCCCCGCCACCAGCCTCCCTTTCCGCAAAGCTTGCCACGATCCGCCGTGCGCTGTCCAGATCCACGATTCGCTCGCCGGAATAGTCCAGAGAAACAGTGAGGAGGTCGGCGACTGTCGCCTGCTCGAGAGAGGCGGAGGCCCGCTGCTCGAGTTCCTGCCGGCAGGCCGCGGAGGCTTCGAGGAAGAGGGCGGCCCGGAGGAGGCAACAGATAAAACCGACGGGGAGGGGGGCGTCGGGGTGAGGTGGGAGGACGTGAACGAGGGACTCGAGGAGACCGCACTGCCGGATGCGGGCGTCGCCGCTGTGGTTGGAGGCCGGGGCGCCGGAGGAAAGGGGAAGGAGTTCGGCGAGGGACTTCTCGGCGTATACCACGACGGCGGCAGCGAGGGATTTTGGGGCGACGCCGCGGGATTTCATGGCGGAGAGGATCTTCTGGAGGGAAGCGGGGGCGAGAGCGGAGAGCTCACCGGCCCACCAATCTGGCGGGGAGCGCGTCGGGATGTTAGCCTCGTTAAATGCCTTCAATAACGAAAACAAAAGGTTTAAAAAAGATCCGTTCCTGAATTAATTAACATAATTGAGGTGATGAAGTTTCTATTAAACATTTTCCGaaaccaaaataataataaaagaaggtCACATTTTCGAGAGCCAAGATATCTCTACCCTTTACCTCAACAGAAACTTATAGATggataaactaaaaagaaaagctAATCTGAAGTTGATTCAATCAAATTTTCTAAAAGAGATATTAAAGATGTGATGCGCACACGTGTATTATCTAAGAAAAACTCCACTTGACTCTTTTAGTCTTGGATGTATTATCTACTGAAAATGGGCTTCTTGAGACGAAAAGTAATCTTACATTTGTATACTAGTAAAGAAAAACAAACACTCCAACAAGTTGGTATGTAGTTGTGGGATTGGTTGGCTTAGATCTTTCTGAAATATACTCTGTGACATCTTGAAAATCGATGCATGAGTTTATCTCTGGAAGAAACAACAGAAAAAGGCAGCCACAAGTTATTAATTAAACTGCATAATTTTTCTGGttgaatgaatatatatatatatatatatatatatatatatatatatatatatatcaagagcAGAAGAAACCTTCAAACTGATAGCATCAACAGAGCGCTGCACGATCCGGACCTCCTCGGCCATGGGGAGGAGGGAGCCCTCGCACGACCGGAGCAGCGCCACCGCCCCTGGAAGCGTCTTGACCGCCGCTTGGTTGATGAACTCCTCTGCCCTCTCTGCTAAATTGCCACGGCTGTAGTCTTCCGTCATCTGCAAGTACTCCGCCGCGCATCGCAGCGCCGCCACGTTATGCACCGAGATCTCGAAATTCATGCCATAGCAGAACTTGGCCGCCTTCTCGAACACCTCCGCGCCGCCAGGCATATCGGAGAGATCTATGCAGCCAAGGTTCGCCCTCTCTGACTCCATCACCTTCCTTCTGATGTAACCACTGTTCGCCACGAGCATGAACTGCATCAGATCATGTCCAATATCAAAGGGGGCAATAATTcttctataaataaaaaaaaaaaaaaagttacaagTCATATATAATTGTAGTTGAAGAATATAGACCGAGAAAGATTTTACGTACCTTATGGAGCCGAAAAGTGTCGTCGCCGACCTGGACGATAATGTCGCTTGGGATATCTTGGGACAATACCCTGGAATTTGGAAGGAGTAAAGAATCGATGATGAACGGATTAATAGATGAAGACCACTGACCACGGATAGCAGGAGGAGTACTAGTTCTACATGGGGAACAGAGAGAAGAATTAGTACCATTGGCTGGTCTTTTCCATGGCTGCACAGAGACGAGAGCTGGGGGTGGAAGACGCCATGACAAGCACAAAGCTGAACTTCTCCCCCGGTCAAACAGGTCGACCACTGGTTTGCGTGGATATATAGCAGCTCACTTGGAGACTTCTTAGCCATATCTTAGATCCAAAAtttcctctcttttcttccatgtaatGGTGTGtctcttttttcttgttttggTATTTGGAATCCGTCGATTCCAAGCTTCGATCATCTTGTCCGATTGGAGGAGTGGCTGCGGTTGCACTGTGGCCCCACTCGCAGCCCACTTCACTTGGTTGTGCTGCACCCGGGTCACAATTTTCTTGTTTAGGaatgcaactttttttttttttttctcgaataCCCGGAATAGAAAATTAGTCAATCAAATacgaagaattaattcaaattctgaaaaaaatattaatgtaaatgatgatgatgacgacgactaataataataatctaataGAAGATAAATACAATATCTAAAATAAGTCATTGATTTTGTATGTGAGTCTTGACTAATTCAAGAAAGAGCACAAAGTAATTTTATTCACCCAACATAGGTGAGAAACTGAGCAAAATCTAGTAGCTTTTTATTCGAATCCTAGGATAACATTGATGTGAtaactataataatttttatctaaCAATTTAGTTCCTAACAATAACGATGAGAGTTTAAACAGTAATGAGACGCATGGAATACCTTAAACATTTATCAGTAATGTGATGATATATCAGACTAGCCTTTTAGAAGTTATGAGCTTGAAGTCATATTTGACATATTTTAAAGATATCAACTAGTTTAATCAATAAAGACCTTAACACTATATCATAAGGTTTCATAttcattatttatcttttataatttaaaaaaaaaaaaaaaagactcgaaAGATATATGGAAACACAAAACTAAGCTCATCGAACGCGTGGTGTACGTTAAGAGGGGAATTGCCGTTCTCCTCCGATGATATATTTTAATAGACATCCATCATATCTAGCTTTAAAGGTGTATGTAGATGTTTTGTTAGCCACCAAAAATGCAAAAATTCACCAACACTTTGCTTGTAACTTGTTTAGTTTCAATCGTGGATGTAAAGGGGAAGACTAAGCGCAGTACATATAAGACGATAtcgtatgatatatatatatattattcaaaaACAAACGCTGCAACGAAATCCCTCGGGATTTGGATAACCATTGCCTCGAAAGATAGTCCATGGAATTGAATCTCTTATTCCTTTTCTGGGGTTTGGGGGAGATCCAACATCTCACGTGATGTCGACTAAACGAGTTCCGTGTCTTCATCAGTACTGCGCACCACACACGAGGCTGGTCCGACGCAGAACCCCACCACCAAACGAAATGCTTATCGTGGTGGACGTCCCGCCACGTCACCGTCCCGAGCTGGCGGGGGAACAAGCGATAACATGGTGGGACCCGACGCAATCCGTTTGGTAACGTGTCGGCCAACGTTCTCCCTCCACGTGTATCCTAGCTCTCCCGATGACCCCGGCGATACTTTTGCGCTCAGCGAGAAACATAATGGGTATATATATTCACGGACCGCCGCAGAGGGTCGGTGGTGTGTGGCGTAGCTCTCGCTCCGGTTCCAAGTTGGAGGTTGACGGCGAAAAAAGAGATCGAGAGAGACGTGTGGAGCTGCTTCCGTCACACGTTTAGATGTAGGTGATGACCTCGAGTGGCGAGGGCATCGAACAGTACAAATGTACGTGAGATCGATGTGGCAGGATGCACTTGCACGAATTCTTTTCGTACCTACGTATATACATGCATGTAATTCTTGTGCCATGTAGGTCCCAGCTTAGCGATGCATCCGTCTGCACGAATTGTTCTCTGACTGTTTTGCGATGATCATTGGTGCACCGATGCTAGACTTCTTTAATTAGGCTTCTTAAAAGCCACCTTCGCTAACTCTTTCATCACAAATTGAGTACCGGTCCCAAGGGTTTGTGAATAATGGCCACACGCAGACAAACATGCAAGCTTGCTCTCTACCAGCATTTTCTAATTGAACGAGGAACAACCTTTGGACTTCAATTAATCTCAACCCTTGTTTCTTCTGCTGGAGGAAGCGCGCATCACCCGTTACCGGAATGAATGCATGCTGAGCCCCTACTTTGCGTTTAGATTTATCTCCAGTAATTCATACTCGGTAATCATTGGACACCCTATGCCTACGAATTAATTGGATTGACACTCTCTACATCTTTTCAAGTATAGCGCAAATCAGATACTACTTGCACGGTTTGGACGTCATAATCGATTGTTCACTCAAGTGAAGGAACAAACATCTCTTTCTTAGAATCATTTCACATCCCTCTGGCACAAATTAAACTGTATTACGTCACAATAAAAACGTAGCTTCAACCATTTCTAAGCGCCTACTTACTAGTTAAAAACAGATGTAGCATGTGAAGGTAGTTGCATGTTTTGACACTGCTGCTGTGTCATACATATGAAACCTTCTGCATATTCCATTATTTGCTCTCTCTCAAGCCACTAGTTTTTTCATAGTGACCAATATGAAACTAAAAGAGTACCGATAAATTTGAAGGCATAACTTGAAAGCTAGAATTAGAAAATTGGGTGACGGTTCCTGGACAAGTATATTAGATATCTTATTAAACAGCGGGGACGGATGGACAATACTTGGTACTAGGTTCTTAGATTGTTCACAAGAAGGCAACGAAAAGACATCATGCTCATGCAGAAGGATAAGAAAAGAGCAGTAAAGATTAGCTCGAGTCACATGGGTTACTCTGAAAGTGAAGTTCCTCCCATCTCTTTCAAGTCGGTTGGATACTTACTGCCAAAGTTTCATTGACACAAGAGAGGTAGAACTGAAGATTAGGGCTTCAAAGACAGCGACAACCCTTGGAAACGATGGCGTCCCTCTGTCTTATTTTGACCAAGCGGATCAAGTTGAAAAGACTCGGAATGTTATGAGAACAAACAAGTTGCACTGTGCATTCTGGCAAACGAAGCTAAACCACCCCTTCTTGTTGTTTGCCTGGAAAGTTTGTGTGGTTCGATTGATGGAGGGCTGACGCTGGAAGAAGCTAATTTCTTGGCCAACTGACAGTACTCTGTCGGATATCTGTACTGGTGAACTCGAACATGGCTGCTTCTAATATATCAGCAGTAGAGTTAGCCAGATCTCCACGATCATTAGCGGGTGGCCATCCAttagataaatatttattattattagagaAAAATATTGTTAACATTCTTGTTAGTACGATATGGTCCTGATCCGTATGCATGGAGTCATTCAAGATAGAAACTATATTCTCCCGATTTATTACCTGGAGATAGAAGACATATTCTCCCGACTTATCGCCTGCACAAAGACCGAAATCAAGGGAAGCTTCTCGAGCTGATCACTCTTATACTTATGCTTAAGTTAACCCTGAAGTCAACTTCTCTAGCTCTAAGTTCTCGACTCCTACCCCTTACCTGTAGTTAAGGGTGTGTTTTTTATACCTAACTTTGAAGAGATGGAATGTTTTGTCAAGATTTTATAGGGGAGGTGGTTTATAATCGACCCGAGCTACTCTATAAACTTTTGAAAATATTCTTGTGAATATTTCACAAGGAAAGCAGTTGGTAATTGACTCGAAATACCTTTAGACTTtcgaaaatattcctataaatattTCATAGAGGAGACAGTTGGTAATCAACCTAAGTCACCTCTTGGACTCCTATCAACGTAGACAAGTAGGTATCAGGTTGTTTGGGCCTCTTCTTCCCACGGGCCTTACATGACATTTGTGAAATTACAACAGCTCATCCTTCATAACCTGGTTACTGCCTTGAACCTCCTTCAGCTATTTAGCAAGGGTGGTAAGCCCTCGCTTAGCTTCTTCCAATTGCCACGCCAACTTGACCCCTCGAGTCTCCACCTTAGCAACGGTAGTGGTAGAAGGGTCTACTCTCACCTTCTTTAACTTCTCGACCTATGCTTGAATGTCATCATTTTCTCAAGCTTGTTAGTCGATAATGACGCCAACATCTCATATTCGGTCGAGCAGGGACGTCACATAATGATGGTGCTACAAAAGCAGAGATGAGTGGTTAATCAatgaaatttttttgtttttttgagaAAGCCAACTATGACTTGGCTTACCAGCACTTCGTTTCCATAGCCCTAGTCGAGCAGCACCTCCGAGGGGGAGAGGTAAATATATTTCGCTGCCCCCGAACATACGATTAATAACAGTACCACTATGAGGCTTCACTGTCATCCCACACCTTATGCCCCTCCAGCAAGCCCTCCCATCTCGGTTGTAGTGGTATGCTTAGGGTCAAGTTAGGTAGATCAACTATTGTCAAAGCCGTAAAAGGTCGAGACTTCCCCATGCATAGGTCAACTATTGATCTCGACCTTTTCCCTCCTTGTCTCGAGGGAGACCTTGAGCTCCTCAGACCCTCCGAAGGCTTCGGTGTTATTGAAGTAGGACTTCCACCTACAGTTGGCTCCTTGGACCCCTTCCCCCTTGGGGGACAAAATGTCCTCTTTATAATGACTTTGTACTTCTTCTTCGGTCAAACAACACTAGCATGATGGTCAGGCCGAGTTGAGCCCAACTCCTTGAGAAGTGCCTTATGGATGGAGGTTAGAAgggattttagcatgactacgggtgagaatatttcatcatagtcaacatcttacctttgacgatacccctttgcCAATAGTCTTGTTTTATaattctctacctttccatctactccaatcttcttcttgaaaatCCATTTGTAATCAATGGAtataatacccttgggtgcatcaactatgttccaaacattattggagtacatgaaatccatctctgAATTCATGGCCTCTtatcacttcccgaagtctatactcgcaatagcctcatcgtaggtctgaTGATCAATATCATTAacgtcatctcttctaatatgtcccacatatctcttaggaggatgagatactctatcgaaCCTATGTAAAGTTAGAATATATGtgttaggtacttgaatagactcgggttgtggagtggtacttgagctagattctctaacctcgctcaactctatcacgcttcTACTATCTCCAcaaagaatgtgttcattctcaaggaataTTGCTCTCTTGGTTACAAAGATTTTTTCTTTCGTCCTTTaggtaatagaaataat belongs to Musa acuminata AAA Group cultivar baxijiao chromosome BXJ3-5, Cavendish_Baxijiao_AAA, whole genome shotgun sequence and includes:
- the LOC103986057 gene encoding root phototropism protein 2, producing the protein MASSTPSSRLCAAMEKTSQWVLSQDIPSDIIVQVGDDTFRLHKFMLVANSGYIRRKVMESERANLGCIDLSDMPGGAEVFEKAAKFCYGMNFEISVHNVAALRCAAEYLQMTEDYSRGNLAERAEEFINQAAVKTLPGAVALLRSCEGSLLPMAEEVRIVQRSVDAISLKAFNEANIPTRSPPDWWAGELSALAPASLQKILSAMKSRGVAPKSLAAAVVVYAEKSLAELLPLSSGAPASNHSGDARIRQCGLLESLVHVLPPHPDAPLPVGFICCLLRAALFLEASAACRQELEQRASASLEQATVADLLTVSLDYSGERIVDLDSARRIVASFAEREAGGGGAALYGGGGGVACCSAAVQKVARTVDGFVGEIATDEELSVSKFAGIAGALPKSARRFDDDLYRAVDIYLKAHPGLAEIEREKVCSVMDPLKLSYEARLHASQNKRLPLQIVLHALYYDQLKLRSGIDGEAAAGALGVTLGRDEGLKADVSLIRENETLRSELAKMKMYVSELQRGGGEGSGVKIGSKKTSFFSSVSRTLGKLNPFKQGSKDTSNIDDGVGVDVTKPRRRRFSIS